A single Anopheles funestus chromosome 2RL, idAnoFuneDA-416_04, whole genome shotgun sequence DNA region contains:
- the LOC125762218 gene encoding disheveled-associated activator of morphogenesis 1 isoform X1, whose protein sequence is MCSKNNFNVIMEKINTGIPTCPINLATLRTRLPDLGSWSLPHICKEAVTNSGGTTTPEGTSGNYSSNITATADAFYQPTVPGSLHTVPANGTAVTVQPTAQQHYHQTNLHKHYKAHKKMPAFRGRRGWCGCLQDDEPPEICVVEGVFSLQTLTPTQPMPAIDELDSKFAELVEELDLTAPNKAAMMSLPPQKKWQIYCSRKSPLDSGPNGTPLQTVPPSPEHYIERLKDMAVQLKACAPDESPTHEYGPKIESQTALFDALKTALRTSAHSFVIRFIELQGLPALLELLQVLDIRVANSPLHTSLIGCIKALMNNSTGRSHVLAHPTGIDTIARSLAADNIKTKIAALEILGAVCLVPGGHKKVLTAMLNYQEYAAERARFQGIVNDLDRSTGAYRDDVNLKTAIMSFINAVLNYGPGQENLEFRLHLRYEFLMLGIQPVIDKLRKHENETLNRHLDFFEMVRNEDEKELARKFDHEHVDTKSASAMFDLIRRKLSHSPAYPHLLSLLQHMLLLPPPTTGPNAQHWLLFDRVVQQLVLQHEERPASDCLDPDAPGVDKRSETGSVASASLKLQDPDVTPLSIDVRKIVKLLVKEEELVAARTRAEDLERENSEITARLAKKEQDLDHRTQEKEDLETSLARMRERLEKESANHSQAVQRALNAEMRAEDLQHRFVSEQQERLRLERLVTEGSIPDDQKVAGLQGANCNGQATSPPPPPPAPCKLPPPPPPPMMMPAAPPPPPAPGGMPKLAPAGPQAPAAPKAPEAPKKNVPQPANPLKSFNWSKLPDSKLQGTVWSELDDTKWYNSIELESIDKLFSAYQKNGVANDGSIEDLRLIGKNKAKILSVIDGRRAQNCTILLSKLKMTDEEISKAILSMDSNEQLPIDMVEQLLKFTPSAEERALLDEHSEDIDSLARADRFLYEISKIPHYEQRLRSLHYKKRFQVTVNDLAPRIASVMEASREVARSRKLRKLLELVLALGNYMNRGARGNASGFRLASLNRLADTKSSAAKGTTLLHYLVQIIEKKFKDILTLEEDLPHVKEASKVSLGEMDKDITMLRAGLAEVNREIEFHRSSGASQPGDRFLPVMREFHAQASVRFAELEDQFQDMKTRFDRAVRLFGEDGSVVQPEEFFGIFDGFLSALMEAKQDNENFRRRQEEEEKRAKQEAELKKRTIERKTKEGLLNSVAGKLGLKSKHTNGTNGGPVTTADANNKGEFDDLISALRTGDVFGEDMAKFKRSRKTRLGPNGTNNTSPPRSRNSVGREDSRERTGVPNRRQ, encoded by the exons GGTATCCCTACGTGCCCGATCAATTTGGCCACGTTGCGGACGCGGCTGCCCGATCTCGGCAGCTGGAGTTTGCCCCACATATGCAAGGAAGCGGTGACAAACAGTGGCGGCACCACAACACCGGAGGGCACATCCGGTAactacagcagcaacatcaccgCCACGGCCGACGCCTTCTATCAGCCGACGGTGCCGGGTTCGCTTCATACGGTCCCGGCCAACGGTACGGCCGTCACCGTACAGCCAACGGCCCAGCAACACTACCATCAGACGAATCTGCACAAACACTACAAGGCACACAAAAAGATGCCAGCCTTCCGTGGGCGCCGGGGCTGGTGTGGCTGTTTGCAG GATGACGAACCACCCGAAATCTGTGTGGTTGAGGGTGTGTTCTCCTTGCAAACACTCACCCCGACCCAACCGATGCCGGCCATCGACGAGCTGGACAGTAAGTTTGCCGAGCTGGTCGAAGAGCTGGATCTTACCGCACCGAACAAAGCGGCCATGATGAGCCTTCCGCCGCAGAAAAAGTGGCAAATCTACTGCTCACGCAAAAGCCCCCTGGACAGTGGACCGAACGGTACACCGCTCCAGACAGTGCCACCCTCGCCCGAACACTACATCGAACGGTTAAAGGATATGGCGGTACAGCTGAAAGCTTGTGCACCGGACGAATCACCAACCCACGAATATGGACCCAAGATTGAATCGCAGACGGCATTGTTCGATGCACTCAAGACAGCACTCCGTACGTCGGCACACAGTTTCGTGATTCGGTTTATCGAACTGCAAGGACTGCCGGCACTGTTGGAGTTACTGCAGGTTCTCGATATACGGGTAGCGAACAGCCCATTGCATACCAGCCTGATCGGATGTATTAAGGCGTTGATGAACAACTCAACCGGCCGTTCGCATGTGCTCGCCCATCCGACCGGCATCGATACGATCGCACGTTCGCTGGCAGCTGACAACATTAAGACCAAGATTGCCGCACTCGAAATTCTCGGTGCCGTATGTTTGGTGCCCGGTGGACACAAGAAGGTGCTGACCGCGATGCTTAACTATCAGGAGTACGCGGCAGAACGGGCCCGGTTCCAGGGCATCGTCAACGATCTCGACCGCTCGACCGGTGCGTACCGGGATGACGTCAACCTCAAGACGGCCATCATGTCGTTTATTAACGCCGTACTAAACTACGGCCCAGGACAGGAGAATCTCGAGTTTCGGTTGCATCTGCGATACGAGTTCCTGATGCTTGGTATTCAGCCCGTAATCGATAAGCTGCGCAAGCATGAGAACGAGACTCTCAACCGCCATCTTGACTTTTTTGAGATGGTTCGCAATGAGGACGAAAAGGAACTGGCACGAAAGTTCGATCACGAGCATGTGGACACCAAGAGCGCCTCGGCTATGTTTGATCTGATACGCCGTAAACTAAGTCATTCACCGGCCTATCCACATCTATTGTCATTGTTGCAGCATATGCTATTGCTTCCACCACCCACGACCGGTCCGAACGCACAGCACTGGTTACTGTTCGATAGGGTTGTGCAGCAGTTGGTTCTACAGCACGAAGAACGTCCTGCCAGTGACTGTCTCGATCCGGATGCGCCCGGTGTGGACAAGCGTTCCGAAACGGGTTCGGTTGCGTCCGCCTCGCTAAAACTGCAAGACCCCGACGTAACACCACTCTCGATCGATGTGCGCAAGATCGTTAAACTGCTGGTGAAGGAGGAAGAACTGGTAGCGGCCCGTACCCGAGCCGAAGATTTGGAGCGTGAAAATTCCGAAATAACGGCCCGGTTAGCCAAGAAGGAACAGGATCTCGACCATCGGACGCAGGAGAAGGAAGACCTCGAAACGTCCTTAGCACGCATGCGCGAACGATTGGAAAAGGAAAGTGCCAATCACTCGCAGGCAGTGCAGCGGGCACTCAATGCCGAGATGCGTGCCGAAGATCTCCAGCATCGGTTCGTAAGCGAGCAGCAGGAACGGCTTCGCCTGGAGCGGCTCGTTACGGAAGGTAGCATCCCGGACGATCAGAAGGTGGCCGGATTGCAAGGAGCCAACTGTAATGGACAGGCAACGTCACCTCCGCCGCCACCTCCAGCACCCTGCAAACTTCCACCACCTCCGCCACCACCAATGATGATGCCTgccgcaccaccaccaccaccagccccGGGTGGTATGCCCAAGCTCGCACCGGCCGGTCCACAGGCACCGGCAGCACCAAAAGCCCCAGAAGCACCGAAGAAGAACGTTCCACAGCCGGCCAATCCGCTCAAAAGTTTCAACTGGTCGAAGCTGCCCGACAGCAAGCTGCAGGGTACGGTGTGGAGTGAGCTGGACGATACGAAGTGGTACAACAGCATCGAACTCGAATCGATCGACAAGTTGTTCTCTGCCTACCAAAAGAACGGTGTTGCT AATGATGGCTCGATCGAGGATCTACGCTTGATCGGGAAAAATAAGGCCAAAATTTTGTCCGTAATTGATGGACGCCGAGCCCAGAACTGTACCATTCTGCTAAGCAAGCTCAAGATGACTGATGAGGAGATCTCCAA GGCTATCTTGTCGATGGACTCGAATGAGCAGTTACCGATCGATATGGTGGAACAGCTGCTCAAGTTTACTCCTTCGGCCGAAGAGCGTGCACTCTTGGACGAACATTCGGAGGACATCGACTCGCTAGCACGTGCCGATCGGTTTCTTTACGAAATCTCAAA GATACCTCACTATGAGCAGCGGTTGCGTAGTCTACACTACAAGAAGCGTTTCCAGGTCACCGTGAACGATCTCGCACCGAGGATCGCTAGCGTGATGGAGGCATCGCGCGAAGTTGCCCGTTCCCGCAAGCTTCGCAAACTGCTCGAACTAGTCCTTGCGCTCGGTAACTACATGAACCGAGGAGCCCGTGGTAATGCGTCAGGTTTCCGACTGGCGTCACTGAACCGACTGGCTGACACCAAGTCAAGTGCAGCTAAGGGTACCACGTTGCTGCACTATCTGGTGCAAATCATCGAGAAGAAGTTTAAGGATATTCTAACGCTCGAGGAGGATCTGCCGCACGTGAAGGAAGCCTCGAAGGTGTCGCTCGGTGAGATGGACAAAGACATTACGATGCTTCGTGCCGGGCTGGCGGAAGTGAACCGTGAGATCGAGTTTCATCGAAGCAGCGGTGCGTCACAGCCAGGTGATCGGTTTCTGCCGGTGATGAGAGAATTTCACGCCCAGGCGTCGGTGCGTTTTGCCGAGCTGGAGGACCAATTTCAGGACATGAAAACGAG ATTTGACCGTGCCGTTCGTCTTTTCGGTGAGGACGGTTCTGTCGTACAGCCGGAAGAATTCTTCGGCATCTTCGATGGGTTCCTGTCCGCTCTTATGGAAGCGAAGCAGGACAACGAGAACTTCCGGCGGCGTcaggaagaggaggaaaagCGTGCCAAGCAGGAAGCGGAG CTCAAAAAACGCACCATTGAGCGTAAAACGAAGGAAGGGCTCCTGAATTCGGTGGCCGGTAAGTTGGGTCTAAAGTCGAAGCATACGAACGGCACCAATGGTGGCCCAGTAACGACAGCCGATGCCAACAATAAGGGTGAGTTCGATGACCTCATATCGGCGCTCAGGACAGGTGATGTGTTCGGTGAGGATATGGCCAAATTTAAACGTTCGCGCAAAACACGCCTCGGACCGAATGGGACCAACAATACGTCGCCACCGCGCAGTCGGAACAGCGTCGGACGGGAGGACAGTCGTGAACGGACCGGTGTACCGAACCGGCGACAGTAG
- the LOC125762218 gene encoding disheveled-associated activator of morphogenesis 1 isoform X2 — MCSKNNFNVIMEKINTGIPTCPINLATLRTRLPDLGSWSLPHICKEAVTNSGGTTTPEGTSGNYSSNITATADAFYQPTVPGSLHTVPANGTAVTVQPTAQQHYHQTNLHKHYKAHKKMPAFRGRRGWCGCLQDDEPPEICVVEGVFSLQTLTPTQPMPAIDELDSKFAELVEELDLTAPNKAAMMSLPPQKKWQIYCSRKSPLDSGPNGTPLQTVPPSPEHYIERLKDMAVQLKACAPDESPTHEYGPKIESQTALFDALKTALRTSAHSFVIRFIELQGLPALLELLQVLDIRVANSPLHTSLIGCIKALMNNSTGRSHVLAHPTGIDTIARSLAADNIKTKIAALEILGAVCLVPGGHKKVLTAMLNYQEYAAERARFQGIVNDLDRSTGAYRDDVNLKTAIMSFINAVLNYGPGQENLEFRLHLRYEFLMLGIQPVIDKLRKHENETLNRHLDFFEMVRNEDEKELARKFDHEHVDTKSASAMFDLIRRKLSHSPAYPHLLSLLQHMLLLPPPTTGPNAQHWLLFDRVVQQLVLQHEERPASDCLDPDAPGVDKRSETGSVASASLKLQDPDVTPLSIDVRKIVKLLVKEEELVAARTRAEDLERENSEITARLAKKEQDLDHRTQEKEDLETSLARMRERLEKESANHSQAVQRALNAEMRAEDLQHRFVSEQQERLRLERLVTEGSIPDDQKVAGLQGANCNGQATSPPPPPPAPCKLPPPPPPPMMMPAAPPPPPAPGGMPKLAPAGPQAPAAPKAPEAPKKNVPQPANPLKSFNWSKLPDSKLQGTVWSELDDTKWYNSIELESIDKLFSAYQKNGVANDGSIEDLRLIGKNKAKILSVIDGRRAQNCTILLSKLKMTDEEISKAILSMDSNEQLPIDMVEQLLKFTPSAEERALLDEHSEDIDSLARADRFLYEISKIPHYEQRLRSLHYKKRFQVTVNDLAPRIASVMEASREVARSRKLRKLLELVLALGNYMNRGARGNASGFRLASLNRLADTKSSAAKGTTLLHYLVQIIEKKFKDILTLEEDLPHVKEASKVSLGEMDKDITMLRAGLAEVNREIEFHRSSGASQPGDRFLPVMREFHAQASVRFAELEDQFQDMKTRFDRAVRLFGEDGSVVQPEEFFGIFDGFLSALMEAKQDNENFRRRQEEEEKRAKQEAELKKRTIERKTKEGLLNSVAGKLGLKSKHTNGTNGGPVTTADANNKGCFTIQKRATMISSLVDSFERKAANI; from the exons GGTATCCCTACGTGCCCGATCAATTTGGCCACGTTGCGGACGCGGCTGCCCGATCTCGGCAGCTGGAGTTTGCCCCACATATGCAAGGAAGCGGTGACAAACAGTGGCGGCACCACAACACCGGAGGGCACATCCGGTAactacagcagcaacatcaccgCCACGGCCGACGCCTTCTATCAGCCGACGGTGCCGGGTTCGCTTCATACGGTCCCGGCCAACGGTACGGCCGTCACCGTACAGCCAACGGCCCAGCAACACTACCATCAGACGAATCTGCACAAACACTACAAGGCACACAAAAAGATGCCAGCCTTCCGTGGGCGCCGGGGCTGGTGTGGCTGTTTGCAG GATGACGAACCACCCGAAATCTGTGTGGTTGAGGGTGTGTTCTCCTTGCAAACACTCACCCCGACCCAACCGATGCCGGCCATCGACGAGCTGGACAGTAAGTTTGCCGAGCTGGTCGAAGAGCTGGATCTTACCGCACCGAACAAAGCGGCCATGATGAGCCTTCCGCCGCAGAAAAAGTGGCAAATCTACTGCTCACGCAAAAGCCCCCTGGACAGTGGACCGAACGGTACACCGCTCCAGACAGTGCCACCCTCGCCCGAACACTACATCGAACGGTTAAAGGATATGGCGGTACAGCTGAAAGCTTGTGCACCGGACGAATCACCAACCCACGAATATGGACCCAAGATTGAATCGCAGACGGCATTGTTCGATGCACTCAAGACAGCACTCCGTACGTCGGCACACAGTTTCGTGATTCGGTTTATCGAACTGCAAGGACTGCCGGCACTGTTGGAGTTACTGCAGGTTCTCGATATACGGGTAGCGAACAGCCCATTGCATACCAGCCTGATCGGATGTATTAAGGCGTTGATGAACAACTCAACCGGCCGTTCGCATGTGCTCGCCCATCCGACCGGCATCGATACGATCGCACGTTCGCTGGCAGCTGACAACATTAAGACCAAGATTGCCGCACTCGAAATTCTCGGTGCCGTATGTTTGGTGCCCGGTGGACACAAGAAGGTGCTGACCGCGATGCTTAACTATCAGGAGTACGCGGCAGAACGGGCCCGGTTCCAGGGCATCGTCAACGATCTCGACCGCTCGACCGGTGCGTACCGGGATGACGTCAACCTCAAGACGGCCATCATGTCGTTTATTAACGCCGTACTAAACTACGGCCCAGGACAGGAGAATCTCGAGTTTCGGTTGCATCTGCGATACGAGTTCCTGATGCTTGGTATTCAGCCCGTAATCGATAAGCTGCGCAAGCATGAGAACGAGACTCTCAACCGCCATCTTGACTTTTTTGAGATGGTTCGCAATGAGGACGAAAAGGAACTGGCACGAAAGTTCGATCACGAGCATGTGGACACCAAGAGCGCCTCGGCTATGTTTGATCTGATACGCCGTAAACTAAGTCATTCACCGGCCTATCCACATCTATTGTCATTGTTGCAGCATATGCTATTGCTTCCACCACCCACGACCGGTCCGAACGCACAGCACTGGTTACTGTTCGATAGGGTTGTGCAGCAGTTGGTTCTACAGCACGAAGAACGTCCTGCCAGTGACTGTCTCGATCCGGATGCGCCCGGTGTGGACAAGCGTTCCGAAACGGGTTCGGTTGCGTCCGCCTCGCTAAAACTGCAAGACCCCGACGTAACACCACTCTCGATCGATGTGCGCAAGATCGTTAAACTGCTGGTGAAGGAGGAAGAACTGGTAGCGGCCCGTACCCGAGCCGAAGATTTGGAGCGTGAAAATTCCGAAATAACGGCCCGGTTAGCCAAGAAGGAACAGGATCTCGACCATCGGACGCAGGAGAAGGAAGACCTCGAAACGTCCTTAGCACGCATGCGCGAACGATTGGAAAAGGAAAGTGCCAATCACTCGCAGGCAGTGCAGCGGGCACTCAATGCCGAGATGCGTGCCGAAGATCTCCAGCATCGGTTCGTAAGCGAGCAGCAGGAACGGCTTCGCCTGGAGCGGCTCGTTACGGAAGGTAGCATCCCGGACGATCAGAAGGTGGCCGGATTGCAAGGAGCCAACTGTAATGGACAGGCAACGTCACCTCCGCCGCCACCTCCAGCACCCTGCAAACTTCCACCACCTCCGCCACCACCAATGATGATGCCTgccgcaccaccaccaccaccagccccGGGTGGTATGCCCAAGCTCGCACCGGCCGGTCCACAGGCACCGGCAGCACCAAAAGCCCCAGAAGCACCGAAGAAGAACGTTCCACAGCCGGCCAATCCGCTCAAAAGTTTCAACTGGTCGAAGCTGCCCGACAGCAAGCTGCAGGGTACGGTGTGGAGTGAGCTGGACGATACGAAGTGGTACAACAGCATCGAACTCGAATCGATCGACAAGTTGTTCTCTGCCTACCAAAAGAACGGTGTTGCT AATGATGGCTCGATCGAGGATCTACGCTTGATCGGGAAAAATAAGGCCAAAATTTTGTCCGTAATTGATGGACGCCGAGCCCAGAACTGTACCATTCTGCTAAGCAAGCTCAAGATGACTGATGAGGAGATCTCCAA GGCTATCTTGTCGATGGACTCGAATGAGCAGTTACCGATCGATATGGTGGAACAGCTGCTCAAGTTTACTCCTTCGGCCGAAGAGCGTGCACTCTTGGACGAACATTCGGAGGACATCGACTCGCTAGCACGTGCCGATCGGTTTCTTTACGAAATCTCAAA GATACCTCACTATGAGCAGCGGTTGCGTAGTCTACACTACAAGAAGCGTTTCCAGGTCACCGTGAACGATCTCGCACCGAGGATCGCTAGCGTGATGGAGGCATCGCGCGAAGTTGCCCGTTCCCGCAAGCTTCGCAAACTGCTCGAACTAGTCCTTGCGCTCGGTAACTACATGAACCGAGGAGCCCGTGGTAATGCGTCAGGTTTCCGACTGGCGTCACTGAACCGACTGGCTGACACCAAGTCAAGTGCAGCTAAGGGTACCACGTTGCTGCACTATCTGGTGCAAATCATCGAGAAGAAGTTTAAGGATATTCTAACGCTCGAGGAGGATCTGCCGCACGTGAAGGAAGCCTCGAAGGTGTCGCTCGGTGAGATGGACAAAGACATTACGATGCTTCGTGCCGGGCTGGCGGAAGTGAACCGTGAGATCGAGTTTCATCGAAGCAGCGGTGCGTCACAGCCAGGTGATCGGTTTCTGCCGGTGATGAGAGAATTTCACGCCCAGGCGTCGGTGCGTTTTGCCGAGCTGGAGGACCAATTTCAGGACATGAAAACGAG ATTTGACCGTGCCGTTCGTCTTTTCGGTGAGGACGGTTCTGTCGTACAGCCGGAAGAATTCTTCGGCATCTTCGATGGGTTCCTGTCCGCTCTTATGGAAGCGAAGCAGGACAACGAGAACTTCCGGCGGCGTcaggaagaggaggaaaagCGTGCCAAGCAGGAAGCGGAG CTCAAAAAACGCACCATTGAGCGTAAAACGAAGGAAGGGCTCCTGAATTCGGTGGCCGGTAAGTTGGGTCTAAAGTCGAAGCATACGAACGGCACCAATGGTGGCCCAGTAACGACAGCCGATGCCAACAATAAGG GTTGCTTCACCATCCAGAAAAGGGCGACAATGATCTCCTCCTTGGTGGATAGCTTTGAACGGAAAGCGGCAAACATTTAG
- the LOC125762218 gene encoding disheveled-associated activator of morphogenesis 1 isoform X3, with the protein MEFFSKIIYFVEKIFMYLFFIQDDEPPEICVVEGVFSLQTLTPTQPMPAIDELDSKFAELVEELDLTAPNKAAMMSLPPQKKWQIYCSRKSPLDSGPNGTPLQTVPPSPEHYIERLKDMAVQLKACAPDESPTHEYGPKIESQTALFDALKTALRTSAHSFVIRFIELQGLPALLELLQVLDIRVANSPLHTSLIGCIKALMNNSTGRSHVLAHPTGIDTIARSLAADNIKTKIAALEILGAVCLVPGGHKKVLTAMLNYQEYAAERARFQGIVNDLDRSTGAYRDDVNLKTAIMSFINAVLNYGPGQENLEFRLHLRYEFLMLGIQPVIDKLRKHENETLNRHLDFFEMVRNEDEKELARKFDHEHVDTKSASAMFDLIRRKLSHSPAYPHLLSLLQHMLLLPPPTTGPNAQHWLLFDRVVQQLVLQHEERPASDCLDPDAPGVDKRSETGSVASASLKLQDPDVTPLSIDVRKIVKLLVKEEELVAARTRAEDLERENSEITARLAKKEQDLDHRTQEKEDLETSLARMRERLEKESANHSQAVQRALNAEMRAEDLQHRFVSEQQERLRLERLVTEGSIPDDQKVAGLQGANCNGQATSPPPPPPAPCKLPPPPPPPMMMPAAPPPPPAPGGMPKLAPAGPQAPAAPKAPEAPKKNVPQPANPLKSFNWSKLPDSKLQGTVWSELDDTKWYNSIELESIDKLFSAYQKNGVANDGSIEDLRLIGKNKAKILSVIDGRRAQNCTILLSKLKMTDEEISKAILSMDSNEQLPIDMVEQLLKFTPSAEERALLDEHSEDIDSLARADRFLYEISKIPHYEQRLRSLHYKKRFQVTVNDLAPRIASVMEASREVARSRKLRKLLELVLALGNYMNRGARGNASGFRLASLNRLADTKSSAAKGTTLLHYLVQIIEKKFKDILTLEEDLPHVKEASKVSLGEMDKDITMLRAGLAEVNREIEFHRSSGASQPGDRFLPVMREFHAQASVRFAELEDQFQDMKTRFDRAVRLFGEDGSVVQPEEFFGIFDGFLSALMEAKQDNENFRRRQEEEEKRAKQEAELKKRTIERKTKEGLLNSVAGKLGLKSKHTNGTNGGPVTTADANNKGEFDDLISALRTGDVFGEDMAKFKRSRKTRLGPNGTNNTSPPRSRNSVGREDSRERTGVPNRRQ; encoded by the exons ATGGAATTCTTTTCCAAGATTATATATTTTGTAGAGAAAATTTTTATGTATCTATTTTTTATACAA GATGACGAACCACCCGAAATCTGTGTGGTTGAGGGTGTGTTCTCCTTGCAAACACTCACCCCGACCCAACCGATGCCGGCCATCGACGAGCTGGACAGTAAGTTTGCCGAGCTGGTCGAAGAGCTGGATCTTACCGCACCGAACAAAGCGGCCATGATGAGCCTTCCGCCGCAGAAAAAGTGGCAAATCTACTGCTCACGCAAAAGCCCCCTGGACAGTGGACCGAACGGTACACCGCTCCAGACAGTGCCACCCTCGCCCGAACACTACATCGAACGGTTAAAGGATATGGCGGTACAGCTGAAAGCTTGTGCACCGGACGAATCACCAACCCACGAATATGGACCCAAGATTGAATCGCAGACGGCATTGTTCGATGCACTCAAGACAGCACTCCGTACGTCGGCACACAGTTTCGTGATTCGGTTTATCGAACTGCAAGGACTGCCGGCACTGTTGGAGTTACTGCAGGTTCTCGATATACGGGTAGCGAACAGCCCATTGCATACCAGCCTGATCGGATGTATTAAGGCGTTGATGAACAACTCAACCGGCCGTTCGCATGTGCTCGCCCATCCGACCGGCATCGATACGATCGCACGTTCGCTGGCAGCTGACAACATTAAGACCAAGATTGCCGCACTCGAAATTCTCGGTGCCGTATGTTTGGTGCCCGGTGGACACAAGAAGGTGCTGACCGCGATGCTTAACTATCAGGAGTACGCGGCAGAACGGGCCCGGTTCCAGGGCATCGTCAACGATCTCGACCGCTCGACCGGTGCGTACCGGGATGACGTCAACCTCAAGACGGCCATCATGTCGTTTATTAACGCCGTACTAAACTACGGCCCAGGACAGGAGAATCTCGAGTTTCGGTTGCATCTGCGATACGAGTTCCTGATGCTTGGTATTCAGCCCGTAATCGATAAGCTGCGCAAGCATGAGAACGAGACTCTCAACCGCCATCTTGACTTTTTTGAGATGGTTCGCAATGAGGACGAAAAGGAACTGGCACGAAAGTTCGATCACGAGCATGTGGACACCAAGAGCGCCTCGGCTATGTTTGATCTGATACGCCGTAAACTAAGTCATTCACCGGCCTATCCACATCTATTGTCATTGTTGCAGCATATGCTATTGCTTCCACCACCCACGACCGGTCCGAACGCACAGCACTGGTTACTGTTCGATAGGGTTGTGCAGCAGTTGGTTCTACAGCACGAAGAACGTCCTGCCAGTGACTGTCTCGATCCGGATGCGCCCGGTGTGGACAAGCGTTCCGAAACGGGTTCGGTTGCGTCCGCCTCGCTAAAACTGCAAGACCCCGACGTAACACCACTCTCGATCGATGTGCGCAAGATCGTTAAACTGCTGGTGAAGGAGGAAGAACTGGTAGCGGCCCGTACCCGAGCCGAAGATTTGGAGCGTGAAAATTCCGAAATAACGGCCCGGTTAGCCAAGAAGGAACAGGATCTCGACCATCGGACGCAGGAGAAGGAAGACCTCGAAACGTCCTTAGCACGCATGCGCGAACGATTGGAAAAGGAAAGTGCCAATCACTCGCAGGCAGTGCAGCGGGCACTCAATGCCGAGATGCGTGCCGAAGATCTCCAGCATCGGTTCGTAAGCGAGCAGCAGGAACGGCTTCGCCTGGAGCGGCTCGTTACGGAAGGTAGCATCCCGGACGATCAGAAGGTGGCCGGATTGCAAGGAGCCAACTGTAATGGACAGGCAACGTCACCTCCGCCGCCACCTCCAGCACCCTGCAAACTTCCACCACCTCCGCCACCACCAATGATGATGCCTgccgcaccaccaccaccaccagccccGGGTGGTATGCCCAAGCTCGCACCGGCCGGTCCACAGGCACCGGCAGCACCAAAAGCCCCAGAAGCACCGAAGAAGAACGTTCCACAGCCGGCCAATCCGCTCAAAAGTTTCAACTGGTCGAAGCTGCCCGACAGCAAGCTGCAGGGTACGGTGTGGAGTGAGCTGGACGATACGAAGTGGTACAACAGCATCGAACTCGAATCGATCGACAAGTTGTTCTCTGCCTACCAAAAGAACGGTGTTGCT AATGATGGCTCGATCGAGGATCTACGCTTGATCGGGAAAAATAAGGCCAAAATTTTGTCCGTAATTGATGGACGCCGAGCCCAGAACTGTACCATTCTGCTAAGCAAGCTCAAGATGACTGATGAGGAGATCTCCAA GGCTATCTTGTCGATGGACTCGAATGAGCAGTTACCGATCGATATGGTGGAACAGCTGCTCAAGTTTACTCCTTCGGCCGAAGAGCGTGCACTCTTGGACGAACATTCGGAGGACATCGACTCGCTAGCACGTGCCGATCGGTTTCTTTACGAAATCTCAAA GATACCTCACTATGAGCAGCGGTTGCGTAGTCTACACTACAAGAAGCGTTTCCAGGTCACCGTGAACGATCTCGCACCGAGGATCGCTAGCGTGATGGAGGCATCGCGCGAAGTTGCCCGTTCCCGCAAGCTTCGCAAACTGCTCGAACTAGTCCTTGCGCTCGGTAACTACATGAACCGAGGAGCCCGTGGTAATGCGTCAGGTTTCCGACTGGCGTCACTGAACCGACTGGCTGACACCAAGTCAAGTGCAGCTAAGGGTACCACGTTGCTGCACTATCTGGTGCAAATCATCGAGAAGAAGTTTAAGGATATTCTAACGCTCGAGGAGGATCTGCCGCACGTGAAGGAAGCCTCGAAGGTGTCGCTCGGTGAGATGGACAAAGACATTACGATGCTTCGTGCCGGGCTGGCGGAAGTGAACCGTGAGATCGAGTTTCATCGAAGCAGCGGTGCGTCACAGCCAGGTGATCGGTTTCTGCCGGTGATGAGAGAATTTCACGCCCAGGCGTCGGTGCGTTTTGCCGAGCTGGAGGACCAATTTCAGGACATGAAAACGAG ATTTGACCGTGCCGTTCGTCTTTTCGGTGAGGACGGTTCTGTCGTACAGCCGGAAGAATTCTTCGGCATCTTCGATGGGTTCCTGTCCGCTCTTATGGAAGCGAAGCAGGACAACGAGAACTTCCGGCGGCGTcaggaagaggaggaaaagCGTGCCAAGCAGGAAGCGGAG CTCAAAAAACGCACCATTGAGCGTAAAACGAAGGAAGGGCTCCTGAATTCGGTGGCCGGTAAGTTGGGTCTAAAGTCGAAGCATACGAACGGCACCAATGGTGGCCCAGTAACGACAGCCGATGCCAACAATAAGGGTGAGTTCGATGACCTCATATCGGCGCTCAGGACAGGTGATGTGTTCGGTGAGGATATGGCCAAATTTAAACGTTCGCGCAAAACACGCCTCGGACCGAATGGGACCAACAATACGTCGCCACCGCGCAGTCGGAACAGCGTCGGACGGGAGGACAGTCGTGAACGGACCGGTGTACCGAACCGGCGACAGTAG